The proteins below come from a single Agromyces flavus genomic window:
- a CDS encoding MFS transporter yields the protein MGVGSYLTAATPPRLAVGGITVALPVLAVEQLGDVAVGGLLAAAALGPSIVAAPIAGALLDRSRRPGALVAGAGAATAVAFTIAAFLGPVPVWVVALALVLAGATTPFVFGGLSSFVTEKIPDERRAYAMDALAYNLGAVIGPAAVAAATALGSARAATLLMAAFALLGALATVPLRLRPLAGRHESASFLGTIAAGFRHIATHRPLAVITASGTLSQFGAGGLTIAAVALSISRTGEAGQGPVIVTAFAIGGLLGALWNSRHQSRRAPEWVMGAGFAATGVFTVLAVLDLGSWWTVAAIGASGLFTASSSAAMLLIRKQQSPPALRSQVFTVGAGLRAAAAAAGAAIAGFAAGVGAEALIVAIGAVWIASGAMLLGYPRGAPAIDGER from the coding sequence GTGGGGGTCGGCTCCTACCTCACCGCCGCGACCCCGCCGCGCCTCGCCGTCGGCGGCATCACGGTCGCGCTGCCCGTCCTCGCGGTCGAGCAGCTGGGGGATGTCGCGGTCGGCGGCCTCCTCGCCGCGGCCGCGCTCGGCCCGAGCATCGTCGCGGCCCCGATCGCCGGCGCCCTGCTCGACCGCAGCCGTCGGCCGGGCGCGCTCGTGGCCGGCGCTGGAGCGGCCACGGCCGTCGCGTTCACGATCGCCGCATTCCTCGGGCCGGTCCCCGTGTGGGTCGTCGCGCTCGCACTCGTGCTCGCGGGAGCGACCACGCCGTTCGTGTTCGGCGGCTTGTCCAGCTTCGTCACCGAGAAGATCCCCGACGAACGCCGGGCGTACGCGATGGACGCGCTCGCCTACAACCTCGGCGCCGTGATCGGCCCGGCCGCCGTCGCGGCCGCCACTGCGCTGGGCTCGGCCCGCGCTGCGACGCTGCTCATGGCCGCATTCGCGCTGCTCGGCGCCCTGGCCACGGTGCCGCTGCGACTGAGGCCGCTCGCAGGTCGTCACGAATCGGCGTCGTTCCTCGGCACGATCGCGGCCGGCTTCCGCCACATCGCCACGCATCGCCCGCTCGCGGTCATCACCGCGAGCGGCACGCTCAGCCAATTCGGTGCGGGCGGCCTGACGATCGCGGCCGTCGCGCTCTCGATCTCGCGGACGGGCGAAGCGGGTCAGGGTCCGGTGATCGTGACCGCGTTCGCGATCGGCGGGCTGCTCGGCGCGCTGTGGAACTCGCGGCACCAGTCGCGTCGGGCGCCCGAGTGGGTCATGGGCGCGGGCTTCGCCGCGACGGGCGTCTTCACCGTGCTCGCCGTGCTCGACCTCGGGTCGTGGTGGACCGTCGCGGCGATCGGCGCGTCCGGGCTGTTCACGGCGTCGAGTTCGGCGGCGATGCTGCTCATCCGCAAGCAGCAGAGCCCCCCGGCGCTCCGCTCGCAGGTCTTCACGGTCGGCGCGGGCCTCCGCGCGGCGGCGGCCGCCGCCGGAGCCGCGATCGCCGGCTTCGCGGCCGGCGTCGGCGCCGAGGCGCTCATCGTGGCGATCGGCGCCGTCTGGATCGCGTCGGGCGCGATGCTGCTCGGGTACCCGCGAGGTGCGCCGGCGATCGACGGCGAGCGCTGA
- a CDS encoding Gfo/Idh/MocA family protein: MDPAGHAAHSPSDTAGPLRAAIIGTGAIANAHAKAIAATPNAELVAVVDRDDDAAGRFAELWGGPAGPAVVSSLDALLATRAADVLHICTPPGVHAEQAIAALDAGVHVICEKPVARSLGELDAMTEAAAKSDRRLAVVFQQRTGTAAAHVRELLESGALGRPLVATCETLWYRDPAYFAVAGRGDWAAEGGGPTLSLGINQIDLLAWLLGDWASVHGRLWRLSRETETEDVSTATVEFRNGVVASVTTSALSPREISAIRIDTELATVTVDHLYGHGHEHWRITPAPHVHESVAARWALPEVEEASGHEPLVRDIYRALVAGGPLPPTATDPARSFEIVTAIYSSAATGRTVTPEALRDDADRLRSLESPITDLRR, translated from the coding sequence ATGGACCCCGCCGGGCACGCCGCCCACTCGCCCTCCGACACGGCCGGCCCGCTGCGGGCCGCCATCATCGGCACCGGCGCGATCGCCAACGCGCACGCGAAGGCGATCGCCGCGACGCCGAATGCCGAGCTCGTCGCGGTGGTCGACCGCGACGACGACGCGGCTGGTCGCTTCGCCGAGCTGTGGGGCGGTCCGGCCGGCCCCGCGGTCGTCTCGTCGCTCGACGCGCTGCTCGCCACCCGCGCCGCCGACGTGCTGCACATCTGCACCCCTCCCGGCGTGCACGCCGAGCAGGCGATCGCCGCCCTCGACGCCGGCGTGCACGTCATCTGCGAGAAGCCCGTCGCTCGCTCGCTCGGCGAGCTCGACGCCATGACCGAGGCCGCGGCGAAAAGCGACCGCAGGCTCGCCGTCGTGTTCCAGCAACGAACCGGAACCGCCGCGGCTCACGTGCGGGAGCTCCTCGAGTCCGGCGCACTCGGCCGTCCGCTCGTCGCGACGTGCGAGACGCTCTGGTACCGCGATCCGGCGTACTTCGCGGTGGCGGGTCGAGGCGATTGGGCCGCAGAGGGCGGCGGCCCGACGCTCAGCCTCGGCATCAACCAGATCGACCTCCTGGCATGGCTGCTCGGCGACTGGGCCAGCGTGCACGGCCGGCTCTGGCGGCTCTCGCGCGAGACCGAGACCGAGGACGTCTCGACGGCGACGGTCGAGTTCCGGAACGGCGTGGTCGCGTCCGTCACCACGAGTGCGCTCTCACCCCGCGAGATCAGCGCCATCCGCATCGACACCGAGCTCGCGACCGTCACCGTCGACCACCTCTACGGACACGGGCACGAGCACTGGCGGATCACGCCCGCCCCGCACGTGCACGAGTCCGTGGCAGCGCGCTGGGCCCTGCCCGAGGTCGAGGAGGCGAGCGGTCACGAACCGCTCGTGCGTGACATCTACCGCGCGCTCGTCGCGGGTGGGCCGCTCCCGCCCACGGCGACGGATCCCGCGCGCTCGTTCGAGATCGTCACCGCGATCTACTCCTCGGCCGCCACAGGGCGTACTGTCACGCCCGAGGCGCTCCGCGACGACGCCGACCGCCTGCGCAGTCTCGAGAGTCCGATCACCGACCTGCGCCGATGA
- a CDS encoding aldehyde dehydrogenase (NADP(+)) — protein sequence MTDTAIATTTAPAELDAAAAAARRAFAVTLASTAAERASWLRAAADALDAARDELVALADEETHLGAPRLTGEVARTTAQLRLFADAVLEGSYLEATIDHPDPAAIPPRPDLRRMLRPLGPVGVFGASNFPFAFSVAGGDTASALAAGCPVIVKGHPAHARLSRRTAEIVAAALVAAGAPEGVFGHVEGHETGIALVQHPEIRAVGFTGSLHGGRALFDLAQQRPDPIPFYGELSAVNPVLITAAALEARADELAAGLAGSFTLGAGQFCTNPGVVFVPAGSGFAEQVGAAVAATSAGPVPMLTDGIAAAFADGIARLAGHADVEVIAGDPAQQPGSGAPVVLRTTTAAVLADPGTLFHECFGPSTLVVEYADVADALAAIRAVGGSLTATVHAQPGEDVAPIVEVLAEVAGRVLFAGWPTGVAVSWAQQHGGPWPSTTTIHTSVGVTAMRRFLRPIAFQDAPDAALPPELRDENVLGIPRRVNGVLVLPGQPEPVA from the coding sequence ATGACCGACACCGCCATCGCGACCACGACCGCCCCCGCCGAGCTCGATGCGGCCGCCGCCGCGGCGCGCCGGGCGTTCGCGGTCACACTCGCCTCGACCGCCGCCGAACGCGCGTCCTGGCTGCGTGCCGCGGCCGACGCCCTCGACGCCGCGCGCGACGAACTGGTCGCCCTCGCCGACGAGGAGACGCACCTCGGCGCGCCACGCCTCACGGGCGAGGTCGCCCGGACCACCGCCCAGCTGCGCCTCTTCGCCGACGCCGTGCTCGAGGGCTCCTACCTCGAGGCGACCATCGACCACCCCGACCCGGCGGCGATCCCGCCGCGCCCCGACCTGCGCCGGATGCTGCGTCCGCTCGGCCCGGTCGGGGTGTTCGGCGCATCGAACTTCCCGTTCGCGTTCTCGGTCGCCGGCGGCGACACGGCGTCGGCGCTCGCGGCCGGATGCCCCGTCATCGTCAAGGGCCACCCCGCGCACGCCCGACTGTCGCGCCGAACCGCCGAGATCGTCGCCGCGGCCCTCGTCGCCGCGGGCGCACCCGAAGGCGTCTTCGGCCATGTCGAGGGCCACGAGACCGGCATCGCGCTCGTCCAGCATCCCGAGATCCGTGCGGTCGGATTCACCGGATCGCTGCACGGCGGGCGCGCGCTCTTCGACCTGGCGCAGCAGCGCCCCGACCCCATCCCGTTCTACGGGGAGCTCAGCGCGGTGAATCCCGTCCTCATCACCGCAGCCGCCCTCGAGGCGCGAGCCGACGAACTCGCGGCCGGCCTCGCCGGGTCGTTCACCCTCGGCGCCGGGCAGTTCTGCACCAACCCGGGAGTCGTGTTCGTACCGGCCGGCTCGGGGTTCGCCGAGCAGGTCGGTGCCGCGGTGGCCGCGACATCCGCCGGCCCGGTACCCATGCTCACGGACGGGATCGCCGCGGCCTTCGCCGACGGGATCGCGCGGCTCGCCGGCCACGCCGACGTCGAGGTCATCGCGGGCGACCCGGCGCAGCAGCCCGGCTCCGGTGCCCCGGTCGTGCTGCGCACCACGACCGCCGCGGTGCTCGCCGACCCCGGCACCCTCTTCCACGAGTGCTTCGGTCCGTCGACCCTGGTGGTCGAGTACGCGGATGTCGCGGACGCGCTCGCGGCCATCCGCGCCGTCGGCGGCAGCCTCACGGCCACCGTGCACGCGCAGCCGGGCGAGGACGTCGCGCCGATCGTCGAGGTGCTCGCCGAGGTCGCGGGGCGCGTGCTGTTCGCGGGCTGGCCCACGGGCGTCGCCGTGAGCTGGGCCCAGCAGCACGGCGGGCCATGGCCGTCGACGACGACGATCCACACGTCGGTCGGCGTCACCGCGATGCGTCGGTTCCTGCGGCCGATCGCATTCCAGGACGCTCCGGATGCCGCATTGCCGCCGGAACTGCGCGACGAGAACGTGCTCGGCATCCCGCGGCGCGTGAACGGCGTGCTGGTTCTGCCGGGGCAACCCGAACCGGTCGCCTGA
- a CDS encoding DUF2510 domain-containing protein translates to MTDPVNPPAGWYDDGRGALRYWDGTQWTEHTAPLAPAADQAATAAYPPSPADLTATAPYGAVPPADQYATQQFGTDPYGTRAAGTDPYAIAPYGTTTTTTTTRPAGGPGGESTGANVVGIIALVIAVVGFVFACIPFVQVVGWILLPIAFVLSIVGLFLKGRKWPAITALIVSVVGAIAGAIVAAVVAWGIFGQLVDSGVIQDEIRETIEDELGTPVPNESPDPGDDDEATANGLAFGETMEWSDGVTMTVSEPEPFSASDLSAGSDQAEDLVFTLTIVNDSTENVQPIVVSTLSSGGTEATRIIDVGAEGGQVGIPPTTPIQPGESITWQEAWSVADPDSLTMSTSPSFVYEAATFTNVSQ, encoded by the coding sequence ATGACCGATCCAGTGAACCCTCCCGCCGGCTGGTACGACGACGGCCGCGGCGCGCTGCGCTACTGGGACGGGACGCAATGGACGGAGCACACCGCCCCGCTCGCGCCCGCCGCCGACCAGGCCGCGACCGCCGCCTATCCGCCGAGCCCGGCCGACCTGACCGCCACTGCGCCGTACGGCGCGGTCCCGCCCGCCGACCAGTACGCGACGCAGCAGTTCGGCACCGATCCGTACGGCACGCGAGCGGCGGGCACCGATCCGTACGCGATCGCGCCGTACGGCACCACCACGACGACCACGACGACCCGACCTGCGGGCGGGCCCGGGGGCGAGTCGACCGGCGCCAACGTGGTCGGGATCATCGCGCTCGTGATCGCCGTCGTGGGCTTCGTGTTCGCGTGCATCCCGTTCGTGCAGGTCGTCGGATGGATCCTCCTGCCGATCGCGTTCGTGCTCTCGATCGTGGGCCTGTTCCTGAAGGGCCGCAAGTGGCCCGCGATCACCGCACTGATCGTCTCGGTCGTAGGCGCGATCGCCGGCGCCATCGTGGCCGCCGTGGTCGCGTGGGGCATCTTCGGGCAGCTCGTCGACTCCGGTGTCATCCAGGATGAGATCCGCGAGACCATCGAGGACGAGCTCGGCACGCCGGTGCCCAACGAGTCGCCCGATCCGGGCGACGACGACGAGGCGACCGCGAACGGGCTCGCGTTCGGCGAGACGATGGAGTGGAGCGACGGCGTCACCATGACGGTGTCGGAGCCCGAGCCGTTCAGCGCGTCCGACCTCTCGGCCGGCTCCGACCAGGCCGAGGACCTCGTGTTCACGCTGACGATCGTCAACGACTCGACCGAGAACGTGCAGCCGATCGTCGTGTCGACGCTCTCGTCGGGCGGCACCGAGGCGACGCGGATCATCGACGTGGGCGCCGAGGGCGGCCAGGTCGGCATCCCGCCGACGACTCCCATCCAGCCGGGTGAGTCGATCACGTGGCAGGAGGCCTGGTCCGTCGCCGATCCCGACTCGCTGACGATGAGCACCTCACCGTCGTTCGTGTACGAGGCGGCGACTTTCACGAACGTGTCGCAGTGA
- a CDS encoding nucleoside/nucleotide kinase family protein, giving the protein MTRSAVLDEVARRLSERDAGHPLRIGIDGVCGVGKSTFAEELVSRIGSHGRPAILLDSDGFHHVRAIRYRRGRDSARGYYEDAYDFGALREFALEPLGPEGSRRYAVRVHDLATDEIVREFATAPADAVVVFAATFLQRGDLRELWDEVVYLDAAIERAERRGIRRDAVQLGGADVAARAYASRYMAACRIYLDEEDPRSRASIVVDHDDPMRPRLVDRRD; this is encoded by the coding sequence ATGACGCGATCCGCGGTCCTCGACGAGGTGGCGCGCCGGCTCAGCGAGCGGGACGCCGGGCATCCGCTGCGCATCGGCATCGACGGCGTGTGCGGGGTGGGCAAGAGCACGTTCGCCGAGGAGCTCGTCTCGCGCATCGGGTCGCACGGCCGGCCGGCGATCCTGCTCGACTCCGACGGCTTCCATCACGTGCGGGCCATCCGGTATCGGCGGGGTCGGGACTCGGCGCGCGGGTACTACGAGGACGCCTACGATTTCGGAGCGCTTCGCGAATTCGCCCTCGAGCCGCTCGGGCCCGAAGGTTCGCGGCGGTACGCGGTTCGGGTGCACGACCTCGCGACCGACGAGATCGTGCGCGAGTTCGCGACGGCACCCGCGGACGCCGTCGTCGTCTTCGCCGCGACCTTCCTCCAGCGCGGCGATCTCCGCGAGCTGTGGGATGAGGTCGTCTACCTGGATGCCGCCATCGAGCGAGCCGAGCGGCGAGGCATCCGGCGCGATGCCGTGCAGCTCGGCGGCGCGGATGTCGCGGCGCGCGCGTACGCGTCCCGGTACATGGCCGCGTGCCGGATCTACCTCGACGAAGAGGACCCGCGGAGCAGGGCATCCATCGTGGTCGACCACGACGACCCCATGCGCCCTCGCCTGGTGGATCGGCGCGACTGA